DNA sequence from the Candidatus Thermoplasmatota archaeon genome:
CTCCTCGGATTTGAACTCGGCTATGCAGACGTGCTTTGTTTAGGATTCGCCCTCTGAACCTCTTTCGCATGGCTTTGGTGTCCTCTGCTCGTCGATGATTCAAGGATACCAACGGTGCGGTTTGCTGGTGAAAATGTCCAGGAAAACCGCTTGCGCACTAGGGTTGGGGAATCTGGCCCGGAGGTCAGGTCACCGGCAGGTTCCGGGCTGGAACCCGGGCGCTCACACCCTTGGTTCTCTTGGGCTAGTCGACCGGGCTGTTTTCCCACCACAGTGGCTCTCAGGCCAATGAAATCATAGCCATGTTTCTGAAGTCGGCGATGGAGGATCCGCTGCCGGCTGAAAACGATATAAGTGTTGTGAATGCATTAGGGAACGGGTGCGTAGCATGGTTGTGTTCAGCATCTCAATGGGTTCGAAGGAGCTGAAGGATTTCGATGAGACGTGGAAGGCGTTGGGCTATGGTAGTCGATCAGATGCTGTCAGGGATGCTGTTCACAAGTTCGCGACGCAAAACAAGTGGACTAGGATTACCAGTGAATCCGAGCATTTCTTGATATCGATAGTATATGAGAGCAAGAAAAAGCATCACGTGCATGACGTGATGCACGACTTTGCGGATGTGGTACACAGCTCGATGCACACTCACTTCAATGACACCTGCGTTGAGCAGCTTGTTCTGCGAGGAGACACGAGAAGGGTGCAGGATATGCTCGGTCATCTGGCTTCCATCAACGAAGTTCGAGTCTGCAATTGCATAGTCTGAGTTGCTTGTTAAGTATGCCGCGGAATGCTAGCACAGGTGGCTTATAAGCCGTGGTATTCATGATTGGTGATGAGCGGTGAAGAAGAGGGTTGCGCGAGCTGTTCCTTCGACGAGGATTACGAAGCGGACGTGAAGGAAGAAGCTGAAGAGCGGCAACGGGACCTTGCGTTGATCGCGCTGGGGTTGGCTCTCACCATCCCAATATTCATAGTCGAGATTTTCTTTGAATCTCGGTATAGCCCCTTCGTTTTGCTTGCATTAGCCGCGCCCGTCCAGTTCCTGGTCGGATGGAAGTTCTATGTCGGAACGCTCAAGGCCATCACGAATCGTTACCTGGATATGAACGTGCTTGTTGTCACAAGCACATCTATTGCCTTTGCGTATAGCCTCGTAGTCGTCTTCGTTGGTGGCATAACATTCTTCGAGGTGTCTGCGGCTGTAATCACCCTCATCTCGATAGGCGAGTATCTTGAGGAGGTGTCCAAGAGCCGGGTGTCTTATGCCGTCAGGAAGCTAATGCAACTCCAGCCAAAGACTGCCCGAATTACCAGGAACGGAGACGAAGTCGAATTGCCAATCTCTGAAGTCGTCGTGGGGGACAAGGTGCTTGTCAAACCAGGTGAGAGAATTCCCGTGGATGGAAACGTGATTGAAGGCAACTCGTCAGTCGACGAGTCTCTCATCACAGGGGAATCCATGCCCGTCGACAAGACTCCTAGGATGAAAGTCAT
Encoded proteins:
- a CDS encoding heavy metal translocating P-type ATPase; translation: MSGEEEGCASCSFDEDYEADVKEEAEERQRDLALIALGLALTIPIFIVEIFFESRYSPFVLLALAAPVQFLVGWKFYVGTLKAITNRYLDMNVLVVTSTSIAFAYSLVVVFVGGITFFEVSAAVITLISIGEYLEEVSKSRVSYAVRKLMQLQPKTARITRNGDEVELPISEVVVGDKVLVKPGERIPVDGNVIEGNSSVDESLITGESMPVDKTPRMKVIGGTINRNGILRIEAMGMGEHSALSQIIRLVSEAQSSKAPIQRVADKVISYFVPSVFLISLLTFLLWFFALDGSLSFSLTAAITVLVIACPCALGIAVPTVILVATGKGAEMGILFKEGEAVETAGKISVIAFDKTGTLTKGEPSVTDIVASDASNTQEVLEAAMMAECSSDHPIAK
- a CDS encoding CopG family ribbon-helix-helix protein, with the protein product MVVFSISMGSKELKDFDETWKALGYGSRSDAVRDAVHKFATQNKWTRITSESEHFLISIVYESKKKHHVHDVMHDFADVVHSSMHTHFNDTCVEQLVLRGDTRRVQDMLGHLASINEVRVCNCIV